GAGCTATTTTGGACAGCTATGGACATTGTTTCCGAAAGTGATTATCCTAGTTCAAATTTGTTCCTTAATGAGGTGAGCAGAGTAAAAGTTTTGTTAGATAAGAAGTCATTAGAGaatgatatattttcattcagaACATGGTTGTAAGAATGAAGAACAAGTTTGGCAAATATTGGGGAGATACTAATTTGCTGATGCCTATAGCAGCTGCTTTAGATCCATGGTATAAGTTGAGAGCGCTTGAATTCTACTTTCCAAGACTATATTCTGCAGAGAATGTTGAGAggcaaattattattattcgaAAGACATTATATGAGCTCTATTCTGAGTATGTGGCTATTTCTAACATTGAAGACGAGTCAATTGAAGAAGGGCAAAGAAACAAACTATCGAATTGAGATCTTGCAAATGTTGAAACTCAAAGTGGCTGGTCTGAGTATGCTGAATATCTGAAGTCAGTGGAATATATTCAACCTCAGAAGTCTGAACTTGATTTATATCTTGAAGAAAACTGTTATATATTTGAGAAGGACAAAAAAGATGGGAAAGACTTTGATGTTCTGGAATGGTGGAGAGTTCATGCATTGAAGTATAAGATTTTATCGATATTGGCAAAAGATATTTTAGCTATCCCGATCACCATTGTTGCTTCTGAGGCCAATAgctaaaatatcttttgagGCTGAATAGATTCCACTGACTTCAGATATTCAGCATACTCAGACCAGCCACTTTGAGTTTCAACATTTGCAAGATCTCGATTCGATAGTTTGTTTCTTTGTCCTTCTCCAATTGACTTGTCTTCAATGTTAGAAATAGCCACATACTCAGAATAGAGCTCATATAATGTCTTCCGaataatagtaatttgtcTCTcaacattttctgaaaaatataatcttgGAAAGCAGAATTCAAGCGCTCTCAACTTACACCTTGGATCCAAAGCAGCTGCTATAGGCATCAGCAAATTAGTATCTCCCCAATACTTGTCAAACTTGTTCTTCATTCTTGCAACCATGTtctgaatgaaaatatatcattCTCTAATGACTTCTTACCTACCAAAACTTTTACTCTGCTCACCTCATTATGGAACAAATTTGAAGTAGGATAATCACGTCCGAAAACAATGTGCATAGCTGTCCAAAATAGCTCTAATACCGAGCATACTTTCTCTGTTTTTGTCCAATTCTCTGCACTTGGACAAATATCATAATGTGGTTCCCGATAAGCAAGCCTTGGGAAGACATCTTTGAATTTGATTGCAGCAGCCAACATTTCATATGTTGAGTTCCACCTTATCCGACAATCATCAACTAACTTCTTGTCTGTTAAGTCAATTGCTTCActatctcaaaaaatattttaagtctTGCATCGGATCGTCGGACATACTCTACACTATCACGTATAACATCAACAATATCTTTAATCTCAAAAAGTCCATCTTGAGTAATGAGATTAAGTATATGGGCGCAACATCTTACGTGGAATAGTTTTCCCTCACAAAGTagtcttcttttgtttttcacatAAATCTTCAGATTTTCAATAGTTGAATCATTGGCAGACGCATTATCTACAGATATGGTGTGGATCTTACCATCAATACCCCAATCCTCCAAGCAGTGCCAAATGACATTCGCAATTTCAAGACCTCGACGTGGAGGAGGAATGTGAACAAAGTCAAGTACACGCTTCTGTAATTGCCAACTTTCATCAATCCAATGACCTGTAATGATCATGTACTcgatcttttgattttttgatttcCAACAATCCGTTGTGAGGCTAATTTTgttcacattttttaataaactcttCAGCTTCTTCTATTCTGCCTCATAAACGTTGATGCAATAAGTTTTGGTTGTATTTCTTGTAATTCCACGCCACTCAGGCATTCCTCTTCTTTGCATCAAATTGAATCCCCTCTTCTTCCACAATAGAAAAAGGATGCTCATGCATCATTATCCAATGAGTAACTCTTCCATCTTCTCCATATCAAACTTCCCAACATACATACTTGGACACGAAGTTGGATCTACACTAGAAGTGACAAAACCAAGTTGTGTTTGCAAAAGTCCATCTTTGGACTTGTCAGCTTTTGCTTTCATAGCACCTTTGCAAGTGCCGATGCAATTGAGTTGTTGGAGTAGTTTTGGTTTTAGTATACATCTTCTTACAATGTATACAAGAGATCTTCATAACTCCATCTGCATCCTTTATTTCTATGAAATCTAACCAaactgctaatttttttttacgttTGGGTTTTGGTCCTAAAGTTTCATCATCTTTACTAGCCTCCTCAATGTTCTTCTATGTGCCAATAGTATCTGTATCAACTCTATTAGTAGCACTAGTTGTTTGTTCAAGTATTTGCTCCTCACTTTGCATTACTGGACTTGTTGAATCGGCTATAGAAAAAGAAGTACTTGCTGATATATTCATATCTGAACATTGAGAATGAAATACTTATTGCCTTGATGTTTGCTAgagaaattattatcattaaaaaataaccataAATGCATATCCAAACACCaatccaaaatttaattagcaaGCAAATATGTAGACTCAAGCTTTTAACAGAAGCATAGGTTTTGTTTTCAAGggatctaattaaaattatatttagcataaGGCGGTCCGCATATAGCAGAATTTACCAAGGAGATCTCGACAGAATGAAAACATCCCAAGGAGATTCCATTAACCagattacaaaatttaaaaaaatatgcaaatattGAGAATAACCAATAGAGCAATTCAGCAGATTCCATCTGGTTATCCATCTTGAATGAATATGAGcatgtttcatttttcagCTAAGAATATATGTTTACTTAATTGACAGCAAAGAACATCAAGAATAAGGTGTGCTAGGTATGCTTGATTATCTGGATTCACTTACATATAACAACATCCCTAACCACATAGTAAATGCCCATTCGATCTTTAGAAGagtgcaaattataaaaagataagaaGAAAGCATAAACCCTGAATAGATAATCAGTGAATATCCCAGTACAAAGATAGGTCATACAAACATATTTATCTTCCATTCCCGCATTGCCGTGAATTTGGGGGCTAGGGTTCTAAGGGATGGGTTTGGGGTAGAAATAAAGGAAGGAAAAGAACGAAGATACCGAGATAGCAAGAGAAAGAGACTgagagaaacaaagaaaaaggaagaacaaacgagaaaaagagagagaaagagagagaaagagggtttttagtattgatattattattattattattaatttattatcattattattattattattattattattattattgctgctttaaatcatgagatcgaatcataaaattttatatagatatagttaattacttaattatgttcacaatctgcaaaatttatatatttataaatgttagtataatattgatgtaatttcaTCTTACATCGTTGAATAACATGGG
This region of Sesamum indicum cultivar Zhongzhi No. 13 linkage group LG4, S_indicum_v1.0, whole genome shotgun sequence genomic DNA includes:
- the LOC105160093 gene encoding zinc finger BED domain-containing protein RICESLEEPER 1-like encodes the protein MIITGHWIDESWQLQKRVLDFVHIPPPRRGLEIANVIWHCLEDWGIDGKIHTISVDNASANDSTIENLKIYVKNKRRLLCEGKLFHVRCCAHILNLITQDGLFEIKDIVDVIRDSVEWNSTYEMLAAAIKFKDVFPRLAYREPHYDICPSAENWTKTEKVCSVLELFWTAMHIVFGRDYPTSNLFHNENMVARMKNKFDKYWGDTNLLMPIAAALDPRCKLRALEFCFPRLYFSENVERQITIIRKTLYELYSEYVAISNIEDKSIGEGQRNKLSNRDLANVETQSGWSEYAEYLKSVESIQPQKIF